From the genome of Chlorocebus sabaeus isolate Y175 chromosome 2, mChlSab1.0.hap1, whole genome shotgun sequence, one region includes:
- the LOC103248491 gene encoding putative BPIFA4P protein, translated as MLNVSGLFILLCGLLASSSAQEVLAGVSSQLLNDLTQGLLRADFLPSLQTIGLQKSLSSAFDGVSGLLNILGPPLTNEVDTVRIQVKNPQLLQVSIESTPQRKEATVRVPFISELIVQLLTLKPFTANMQSDIKVQIHLENVGGRYELAFGNCRLLPEAIWIQTGAQLAPAAKFVVANIERNLKNIVAHDLGQKVCPVINKWLYNLEQHVVKELINLVLLQEKYQVTI; from the exons ATGCTGAATGTCTCCGGCCTCTTCATTCTCCTCTGTGGGCTGCTTGCCTCATCCTCTGCACAGGAGGTCCTGGCTGGAGTTTCTTCCCAGCTCCTTAATG ATTTGACTCAAGGACTCCTCAGGGCAGACTTTCTTCCCAGCCTGCAGACAATCGGCCTCCAGAAATCATTGAGTAGTGCCTTCGATGGTGTATCAGGCCTCCTGAACATCTTGGGGCCTCCACTCACCAATGAGGTCGACACCGTTAG GATACAGGTGAAAAATCCTCAACTCCTCCAAGTCTCCATCGAGAGCACCCCTCAAAGAAAGGAAGCCACTGTACGAGTACCATTCATATCTGAGTTGATCGTGCA GCTCCTGACCTTGAAGCCCTTCACAGCTAATATGCAGTCAGATATAAAAGTCCAGATTCATTTGGAGAATGTAGGTGGCAGATATGAACTTGCCTTTGGGAACTGCAGACTCTTGCCTGAGGCTATCTGGATCCAAACTGGAGCCCA ACTCGCCCCAGCAGCAAAATTTGTTGTGGCAAACATagagagaaacctgaaaaacataGTAGCCCATGATCTGGGACAAAAG GTGTGTCCTGTGATTAATAAATGGCTCTACAACCTGGAGCAGCATGTGGTTAAAGAATTGATTA ATCTGGTCCTGCTGCAGGAAAAGTACCAAGTCACCATCTAA